In one Pseudarthrobacter sp. NBSH8 genomic region, the following are encoded:
- a CDS encoding lipase maturation factor family protein: MDWVSWFGAPEYGFARQVLQRGVAALFFVAFLSSLNQFPALLGERGLLPVPDYLEGFSARRRPTLFRWRYSDRLLRGVCATGLAISALLVAGIPQLGPPWVPLIAFLALWLLYMSIVNVGQTFYGFGWEMLLLEAGFTVAFLGSDQTEPPRTILILLAWLVFRLEFGAGMIKIRGGREWRDLTALYFHHETQPMPGPLSRQAHLLPKPFHRLEVLGNHFAQLVVPFFLFAPQPLASAAAGIIIFTQLWLVASGNFAWLNWMAVVLAFAAVSDPVAHAVLPFLPLSGDPRVDVRGNPPYWLAITLVATFLLVVLSYWPLRNLLSKGQLMNASFNRWQLANTYGAFGTVTKHRVEIVVEGTLDKEPGDSADWREYAFRGKPGDVRRLPRQWAPYHLRLDWLMWFLPLRTVHEEWFYAFLTKLLEADRQTLRLLRADPFDGGPPRWVRVNSYLYRFATRAEFRETGERWVRTPLYEAIPPRSLRGSRGRRR, from the coding sequence GGTTCGGTGCGCCGGAGTACGGATTCGCCCGGCAGGTGCTGCAGCGAGGTGTGGCGGCACTGTTCTTTGTTGCGTTCCTGTCTTCCCTGAACCAGTTCCCTGCGCTGCTGGGCGAACGCGGTCTGTTGCCGGTACCGGACTATCTGGAAGGGTTCAGCGCGCGCCGGCGGCCCACGCTGTTCCGTTGGCGTTATTCGGACCGGCTGCTGCGTGGTGTCTGCGCTACCGGACTGGCAATTTCAGCCCTCCTGGTGGCCGGTATCCCCCAGCTCGGCCCGCCGTGGGTTCCGCTGATCGCGTTTCTGGCCCTGTGGCTGCTGTACATGTCGATCGTCAACGTGGGGCAGACGTTTTATGGCTTCGGCTGGGAGATGCTGCTGCTGGAGGCCGGGTTCACGGTGGCGTTCCTTGGCTCGGACCAGACCGAGCCGCCGCGCACCATCCTGATCCTGCTGGCTTGGCTCGTCTTCCGGCTGGAGTTCGGCGCCGGGATGATCAAGATCCGCGGCGGCCGGGAGTGGCGTGACCTGACGGCCCTCTATTTCCACCACGAAACCCAGCCCATGCCGGGGCCGTTGAGCCGCCAGGCGCATCTCCTGCCCAAACCTTTCCACCGGCTGGAGGTCCTGGGGAACCATTTCGCCCAGCTGGTGGTCCCGTTCTTCCTCTTCGCACCGCAGCCCCTGGCAAGCGCGGCAGCCGGCATCATCATCTTCACCCAGCTGTGGCTGGTGGCCAGCGGCAATTTTGCGTGGCTTAACTGGATGGCCGTTGTGCTGGCCTTCGCCGCGGTCAGCGACCCCGTGGCCCACGCCGTGTTGCCGTTCCTGCCGCTGTCCGGGGATCCCCGGGTGGACGTCCGTGGCAATCCCCCGTACTGGCTTGCCATCACTTTGGTGGCCACCTTCCTGCTGGTGGTGCTCAGCTACTGGCCGCTGCGCAACCTGCTCTCCAAAGGGCAGTTGATGAATGCCAGCTTCAACCGCTGGCAACTGGCCAACACGTACGGCGCGTTCGGCACGGTAACGAAGCACCGCGTCGAGATCGTGGTGGAGGGCACCCTGGACAAGGAACCTGGGGACTCGGCGGACTGGCGCGAATATGCGTTCAGGGGCAAACCCGGTGACGTGCGCCGGCTGCCTCGGCAGTGGGCGCCATACCACCTGCGGCTGGACTGGCTGATGTGGTTCCTGCCGTTGCGCACGGTCCACGAGGAGTGGTTTTACGCGTTCCTCACGAAGCTGCTGGAGGCGGACCGGCAGACGCTGCGGCTTCTCCGTGCCGACCCGTTCGACGGCGGTCCGCCGCGTTGGGTGCGGGTCAACAGTTACCTGTACCGTTTCGCCACCAGGGCTGAGTTCCGGGAGACCGGCGAGCGCTGGGTCCGGACGCCGCTCTATGAGGCCATCCCGCCGCGGTCCCTCCGCGGTTCCCGTGGACGGCGGCGATGA